The DNA window AACTTATACTGCAATACATCAAGTATTTTATGTGCATACCTTCTTATACAAACAAACTCTGCAATGACACCATTGACAACATTATCTTACTGATAACTTACATCACGcctttctttataattttattactcatcTTTATCAATAAACACTTCTCACACAATAACTGTTATTCAACCTTCAGTCCTTCACTCGTACTTTATTTCGTTCTTATCTTACTACCCTCAATATGACCGACAATAGTTTAGCAGTACTTAGGTACtcaattacaattaatataatattattatgtgaaacAAATTCATTGTTATGAGTGCTTGTTTGATTTGTGACCTCATTTGTAGCAGGAAAAGGAATTAAATTGATGATAACGCTCGCTTCGGCGGCCATGTTGTTTGTCACATTAAACGTTCGTTCTGACTGTACCAGGACCACAGATGCGTAGGGCGTGTCATGAAAAAATGCCAGATTCCATTCCGCACATATTATATTCTGATTTCGTAATGAGATCTAATTTATGAAACGATTGTGTAATgtgatgtaggtactaaatatctacatacatttcAAGTCCTTAAGATTATCCCGATAGCTACAAACTAGATTGAGATTTACTCGGAAGTGAATACCTTATTAGCTAAGTTATTATCTATACAAAACAACAGAGTAAATTCTCACGGATATAAGGATAAAATGGGTAAGGATAATCAACACTCAACATGTGTATATACAAAATCATGTGTTCCTTAGATAAAAACTTTGTTATAGAGGAAACTGAACTATATAAACGACTAGTGCCTAAAGGgctaatacaaatatttacccCAATTAGActaaacaatatacataataacaaaacaaacagcgCATTCTTGTAAATAATTAGAATAACGATAATGCTTTTAATCAATGGCTCACTTAGATAATTACAATAACCGAGTCAGATAAATAGCAAGCCAAAACACAGTCCCGCCGCTAGAGTTTATTTGATAGTGGACATTGTACCTGTAAGTAACCGTAGCTCATTATTTTTAGCCGCGACTTGCATCCGCGTCCGTTATAACTACACGTAAATGTTTATGTTCCAACTAACACGCGTTACAGTTTCGAAATCTTCTGAGAACATTCACATGCTGTAGTGTGCAACATGTTGCTTTCAATCGATTTTAATCGTCCCGTGCTgcgtttgttttattgttactacATGTATCTTGTCTGTTGGTGGATGCAATTCCTCAATTTAACATAAAGGAAACGTTAATAAACATGcagaaaattgttgtttttaaaggttatttcaatataaaacatttaatgtttaaattctATAGCCGCTCCTGAAGCTGCTTcatattcttatttaaaaaaatggtaaatgTAGTATTGTAGTTCTAtagcaataattattattccacTAGGGTGAAGAATCCGTCGGTTCGATCAACACAATGTCGATATGCAAGTCAGAACTTCTGTTCTCCCCCGTAAAAGAGGGTGTGCATGGTGTCCACTTCAGCGTCGACAGTTTGGACTGCGAACTGCCCTCTGAGCAGGATCTTATACTCACCTGCCAAGCCAACAAGGACAACTACACCATCGCCTTTGAGGGCAGTCTCACCACATACTCTGAGGACAGTGAGTGCGTTGAACCGGCCGTCAATCAAAAACATGGTAAGCAACACCGAATCCCTTCCTAGAACTACTGATGCATACCATTATAATGATATAATGTTTACTATGACGATAATTTGCACACCTGAACTGAATCATTGGTGTGTAATTACTCACAATAACTTGCCAGCTCATACAGTTATCTGTTTTCAGACAAATTGGGCGAGGAAGAAACCTTAATTTTAGATAACGATGAAAGAACGCGCAGGAATTTAGAATTATTAGAGAGATGTAAGAAATTAACTAATAAGCTAACGACGTCTATGGCTAGAAGCGATTTAGGATTAACTACATGGAGTAAGCTTAAGAAACAAACAAGTCAGTCACCCTTAAGgaggtaattaatattattacaataaatagtataattactatattttgttatttattcgaTATTTAATGATGAATTTAATTTTAGGCATCCCTCTGGAAATAACAATGAAGGTTCAAATGAAGCGACTGATGTAACAGACGACAACATGAGCAATTCAGTCATCAAAAGCCAAAGTTTGCCAAATCTGTATAGGCGAAAACTTATGAATAGTTCCATAAATTCAGCTGCTCTGAGTAATTCAACGGTATGTACCCGGTGTCATTGCCAAGAAATTTAGTGGCATCTAATTTCTCGCGTATTTATATTGTGCTAACGATATGTTTTATTCGCAGGTCGATTCTTTCACCGTTAATCAAAGACTAATGGGTACTCCAATGTGCATGAAAGTGTACGATGTCTCACAACACCGGTCACAAGGAAGCCAACATTCAGAACCTATGAGCACATCTTCAACTGATAACCAAACTTCTTCAGATAAAAGTCaaccaaaacaaacatttagtttagtaaagttatttatgaaacaaaagaGCATGAGCAACGATGGAATCGTAAGCATGGATCAGATGGATAGATCAGAGTGCTGGCCGTCGAGCTCAGGAGGAGAAAGTGGAGAATCAATGGGCGAGCAAAAATTAGTCGACTCCAAAACTGCAATTTCTGAGCGCCCTCAAATTGATTTACCGAGTACTGCTGTAGAAGAAGTTTCATCAGTGGTCTATGAAGAGATACAGACAGTAAATCCTTACAATAACAGAGTATACGATGAAGTTTTAATTGAAGAAGAAGAAACGGGTGATGGATCCAAATTGAGTGACAGTGAGAGTAATCTTTATGCTACAGTTAACAAACCACATATTAAGagaactaatttaaatattatgaatagtCCGTCTAGAATGAGAACTAATAGAAAATCAtgttcttcccaatcttcaGCCACTAGTGTAAGCATTTCAAGCTGCTCTGAGTCTGACGGTACGCAAATAACTAAAATGAATAGGCTGTTACAACGTGAGCCTTGCGATCACAAATCGACGTCAACTCACCTTGAAACCGATACCATAGATAAGAGTATACAAACATCCAGCATGCAATTATCTAACATGtctcaaaaagaaatattcaaggtcGTTGAACCTtcatttttagaaaaattaaaagaagGTGATTGCGAAAAGCCTGTTTTCGTTTTATATCCCAGCTATACTTTGCCAGACATTAGCTTCCTGAACGGAAgaccaaacatttatttaaatccttTAAAAGTAAACATATCTCCCAGATCGAGTGAAAGCAAGAAAAACAGACTGCAAGTCAAAGGTAAACGACCGTTCTCATGCAATGATCTTGAAATGTTAAAGAAAAAGGGACTCGGTCATATAAAAGACTGGGATTCACTAAACTTTTTACTTCCAACGGAATGTAAACAATTGCTCTCTGAAGTTCCTGAACTTATGCAGCACATGAAAGAAAAAGAAGGTACGCAAAAATGCGGAGACAAATATTGCAGTGCTTCACCAGCATCGAGATCTAAAAACCGACCAACAAGTTGTGATTGTAACAACTTAGTGGGCAACACTACAACAGTATCTTCGAGCTCGAGTACAGCTACTCAGCCATCTTCGGGATATCGTGGTTCATCCACAATGCTCACCGACTCTTCGGCTCAAAACAGTCCTGCTCCAGCTGGGAATTTCAATCCATTGTTTGTGTATCGTTACGATAGCGCAACAAGCTCAGAAGCAAGTGGTGTTAACAACGAGGGTCAGAGAATAAATCCCAATATTCCAAAAAGATCACTCTCATTGGCAGATCAAACTCGTATTCCCAAACAAGGTGAATTAGCGCCACCAAGGCCACCATTGCCAAAAAGCATATTACGTAAGTCAATGGATAAGACACGGAAGTCTAGCACACATACTAAACGATACAGTATGTTCGAAATGGATGATCTTATACAAGATCCAGTTGTATGCATGACAGCAGCAACGGAACACAAAACTAAGAGAAGATCGTTGCAAGAACCTTACTATCTCCAGAATCAAACTATGGATTATAGGAAGAACAACGATATTGCTGCGAAAAGATTATCACAACAATTCCTCGATGCTGCAGAGAAAGACGCAGATTACAACGAATATTATCCAGATGAAGGTGTTGGAACGGAAAGTAGCCTTGAATCTGGAAAATCGAATGAATTAAAGTTTCATAGGCCACACACTCCACCATTGCCTAAGCCAAGAACAAAGCAGATGGAATATACTGAATTTCCACCTCCTGGTGCACTCATCAGTAGTGCAGATTTACAACAACTTGAGGAGTTCTTGAAACACAGTGGATTTAACTGTCTAAACATGGATGAGTGGGATCAGAATCAAGTTCAAAAGGTAAGGAACCAGGTGTCCAAATTTCTGCAGATGAAGCGATCTCAGGAGGAGAACCAAAGGTCCACGGAATCAAGTGGCAGTAGTTGTAATAGTAAGAAATCAGTGAGTTTTGCGCAGAAGTCTGAGGTCACGAAGGCCGAAAGCCAACAGTCTCAATTAAAACCTATGGAAGATGTAAAGGGGGTCAGTCTAACCACGCCACCTAACTCTCCAAATATTTCCGCTGTGATAGCGCAGAGGCTTTATCAGGTAACGTTTCATTTGCTAATGCTAGTTCTGCTCACCCGCGTCATTGCCCGTTAATTTCTGTGAGTACCTTCGGTTCTTACTTTGCTCTTATTTTTCCGTTTATCTTCCGTTCTCAGTGtctttttgattatttttcagCATTATTACCTGCTTGTACGGATGTGCTATTATTTTAtgctgtattattttattttgcacaaatattttacttagcaAGTTGAACACGTTACCTGCGCTTGCTACTCATTAATCACTCTGCCATTAATCTAAATGTGTTATCAATGTGTTTCTTGCATGCCAAATATTGgataagattaaataatttcagGGAAAGAATTTAGCGGAAATTCCTATTTGTGAAGAAGCTGAAGTAAGCCCTGATGAATTTGGAAGTCCCATCCATCATGACGCGAGAGGAAAATACGATGTGATTGACGTATCACAAAAAAGAGGTACGAATTTACTTTAAAGAaagtataattttgttaaacTGCAAATTGCGatcaatttaatgttttttcttttatttcagcTTTAGTTTCAAATGTGACCGATGCTGTGGAAATGCTTATCCAACATTTCTCGTCTGCTACGGATCAAGCCGAGTTAGCTTTCTTAGGAGACTCCAAAGAATCTCCAGCCTGTGCAAAAATCGCCCTAAATGCATTGTGTCCAGCTTTATATGCAATATTTAGGGACGGCCTCAAAGAGAACATCGAAACTTCTTTTGGAGCCGTAAATAATTCCGTTTGGCAAATGGTAGAAGCAACCGCAAGACaaggtaaataaatagcaaCTTCTATGCCCTTTACTCTTCTGCATACCTGTAGACTGAACATTaatgtaaatgtttttgttttaggaCCAATCACAAAATCTCTAAATGAATTGGTACTGCGAATTAACAGCGAAGACGCAGTCACCGAGGGATTGGTCAAATTCAATGCCTTCATCCTTGGTTTGCTCAAGTAAGTTcagtaaattaatgttatgttaactTCATCATATCAAAGTCGttcttatttctatttaaaatgttacGTCTGTTCCAGTGCGCAATCAGTAGACGCTTGGGTGTCATACATCCGAACACGAGAGTCTATACTTGCCAAACACTACAGTCCTGATTCTCTGATCCTTGCTGGATGTGTGGGAGAACCGCGATGCCGTGCTCTTCTGGACACATTACTCGCCAGCCTTGAACCATTAAAACTCTTACCATTCTCCCTGGACCTCATGTTCGAAATGCGTGAGCTGCACAGAAGTTTCAAGAAGATCGAAAGCGACATGCGTGCCGCCAGTCGGGTAAGTTTGGATACTATCATAAAATAACATCTAATATCTAAAAGCCAACACTGAATGCTACTTTCCCATGAAATATACGTAATCAATATTCCGTGTCTTTCGTGTTCTGAAACCACTATCGCATACTATCAAACAGCCGCCTGCCGGAGCAACATCgctttatttgcattttattgtttactgcATGTGCTTAAATCACAGTTCACGGCGTACCAACGCGATATTTTAGCATTTACTTTCGTGCACAGCTTacataaaatgcaaataaacgTTTTGCCGAGCGATCGAAACCGATCGATGACCTTGTCAAGGACTTTAATTTTACTAATCTAACTTTGGATGGCATGATGCATGATGCTAAACAACATTTGGTGTATTTAACAGCCCACTTCGATTAACACTCCACCACTAACCCTGAACCAGCGGAATTTGCTGAAGCTGGTGCGTTCGATGCAGTCGAGCGGTCTCTCCAGCGACGACTGTCAGACCAGTGTCATAATGAGACATAAAGAGCCCAAAAACAAAGAGCCGTCAACACCCGACCTGCTGAATGATTCGGCAAACGTAAAGACCACAGTTGAAAAGAATAGACCACGCTCATGTGTTAATCCGACAACGATCGGTTATGATATTTGTCCGAACAACAGCAGGATAGAGATAGAAAGTAACCGCAGATGGTCCGGGGTGCACTTGGGCTCTAAGTTAATGCAGGCGTTCGATAGGCTCGTGTTCGACGACAGCGACGATTACACTGATAGCCTAGAAAACAATAAGCCTCCCACCGCTAAGCCCTCCAGCAATGAAGTGAAGGTAACTCGGCGGTGCTTTGTGTGGACATTATCTGAATGTTTTGCGCTTAGACAATGTTTTGTTGCGGTCTCCGTTGTTATTAATTTGCCGGCTGTTCTGGTACCTACCTCGCTTACTGcttctaacatttattttgtgtgcTTACTTTTGTTTTATCCTCACGTGTCGTCATGTTCAATGGTTGTGCTGCTGCATTTATGCCGTCATGTTGTACGTAAATTGTCCCTATTGAtgttttcttatattatttactcctacatagtaatttaatatcttttttcttagatttttttccCTCAATTTTGTAAAGAATGATGGTCCCGGAGAGAACTTTGTTACTAGGTGTGCCGATTATAATGGTTCTCGCATATTTTATTTAGCTGGAGTGCAGCGGTGAGGAGCATTGGCGACCAGGATCCGCCAGTAGCGGTGCCAGTGGCAACACCGGCAATGGCAGCGGCAACTCGGGTGGCAAGTTCCGTCGTCTGCAACTCAAGTGGGAAATGCTCAGTAATGCTGAAAGTCCCGTTACGCCCTCAGGTATGTTTCCTTGGTGTCACTATAAAGAATTAGTTCTAAATCAGTTTGATATATACCTTGTAGAAGCATGTTACATTTACAAATATCGACTTTTAAAAAGTTGTTGAAAATCTAATTTTCTCCAGTTGCGAATATATGTTTAAACTATTCTCCCTCATTACCATACACCCTTCGATTTGCTATTCTGTAAGTACTACACAGTAAATAACAGTATTCCAAGGGCAGACACATCGTTTCGCCGGATGTATAAACAATCGTACTTGTTATCGTCTCTCGTAGTTACAGCtactgaattaaataaactaaacgaATTCATTGAATTAAATGTAACGAAATAAAGAGAACACATAAACTGACTAAATAGTTGCAGTaatgtatacaatatacatccGTAGATAAAGTATAGATTGGCCAAACAGCAATGCAAAAACAAGTTTACATCGTTCATGAGAACAAGGAGCAGCTGTGTAAACCTTGTATTGGGGGATGATGTCATGCTTATACGAATGCCTaacttacttacatatttagGTACTACATACCACCATGTTTTTATACCAAAACATGATAgggaaagtacatataaaatatgcaGGTATATTGTCAACCAATAGGCATGATTCCAGGTACCGCTGTTAATATTGTGTTAGGTACACCATGACTAAATacgaataaatataaattttattggtTAATTTCTTGTCCAAACTGCTGGAAACCTAACTGGATgccgtttatttttttaaattagtggTTCAATTAGTTCAGATTAGATTAAAAAACTCTCTATTTTACACCATAAAAGCACaaaggacaaacattcaaaaattgacagtacaatgggcggtcttatcactaAAAAGCGATCTCTTTCAGACAACCTTTGATGGATAGATATGATTGCATTTAACAATGTTATAAAGTGTACTGTTTGTTGATGAATTCAGGAGAGACGTCACCAGCAGCGGCTCGTGGTTCCAAGATCCCCAGGCCTGTGTCGTCGCCCGTACGGCCGGTAGCACCGACGTTGCAGTCACCAGCCAAGACGACCCATCGGTAAActaacacaattatttttaaattccattCCTATATAACCTGGAGGATGaggatggagtttcttgctcgttcttctccattcgaagcaacactttggaacgagcgcctagcttcactgacggacagactgacggacaattcaatttgacgtttcaaaagtgcctaatttaggattaatggaaataaatgaCTTTTGACCTATTGTTACTAGGTTTTTGACTTCTATGAGTGTAAAGTTTCGTTGGAGTTCACATAATTACTACGAATATCCAGTAGATTCTACTGTCGGTTCAGTATTTGGCGAACATTTTGGAAAAAATGCATGCAAGACATTCGTTAGTCTATTCAACCTTTTAAAAGGTTTGAGTGTTTAGAAGcactttaattatttcaaccGACCTTGTCACAATTTCTATTACCAAACAAATCAAAtgttaacacaaaaatattgttgCTAATTGACCAGTCTCCATGCGCAATGACGGACCAATTGTCTAGAACTAAGTATGTGGTCATTGTGCCAATTCCCCCTGGACACAATTGTTACTCTGTGACAAATATGGCATAACGAGAGCTTATAGCTCCATCAACCGGCATTATGTGGCAATGTGTGTTATAACTGGTTGCTATttgagtatattttttgtatttcttttcaaTATTTCAGGATTTTTGAATAATGTAAATAGATGGTCTGTTTTTACACATAAATACTACTCGTATCTGACTACTTTGCATAGAAAAGACGAAACAAATTCAGTCACTTGAAGTTCATACCTGACAACCGTACAAGTTTTTCTAAACTGTCATTcgtttaatgttttatataacattcaaataaataaaaatacaaaaactttCTTTACAGGGGAATTCCAGTGCCTGTGCGCAAAGGGACATCTCCAACGACCACCACACCCAGAGCATCAACTGCACGGGCTGGAACTACCAACAAGAAACCACCACAAGCCGCTAACAGGTAATTACTTAATGTTTAATTCGCAACTAAATATAATTCCATATAATTCACATTATTTTCCTCTTTGTTGTGACTAAAGTGGAAAATTTTACTGAAACCAGTTCGGTATTGTCGCGCCAACTACcatatttatgtaattgttCAGACTAGGTATTTACTggaataaacaatttcaaatttcaaTCGTCATAAAGTGTTATACACTCGGTAACATAGATAAAAAATTGTCtaagaataaaaagtaatacACGAAGAAATACTTCGTCCGcttataaaatgtaggtaatgtcGAAATAgctgctatattttatttttattgagcaCAAAATGATATTTATGCTACACTTACTTCAAGGTTGAATGGGATATCACAGGTGGcgggattatttatttttatcttcctACAGAAACACTGAAAAATTCTTCTTTGTATTATGCTTTTATATAAATTTGAATAGCACCGCAATATATTTAGCTTATAATGCACATCTTCAGAGTAATACCCGAGACGACGGCGAAACGACCCGAGGTGAAGCCGAGAGTACAAAATGTAGCTGTTTGTAATACTACCAATGTTAAAAGAACACCGTATGTACTATCAATGGGAATCAATTATTACTAACATCTTCAACACAGACAGTTTTATGCTAACAGCATGTGCATGTATGTGGGTTCAGGGAAAATTGCACCTTATGATGTGAAACAAATGTCAACCGAGAGCCATGACATGGTTAGGTCAATGCTTTGTCTACGTTATTCAAATTCTCACGAAATCccaaaaataatgttacttttgttattttacttacctatgtattttcttttttggcaTGAATCGaaacatttttacaaataattttctgGAAACTGTGCCAAACAAAAGTCAGTgtccttttatttcaaattgctGCCTAATAGTCATACGCCAAAAAAAACTAGAGCATCGTCAGCTTCTGTCACCAACAGAACTAGACTTCATCTCTACTATGATGCTTTTACGCACAGTCTAGAAGAAATCGAGATATTCATACTTCCAAACATATGAGTAGAATATCGTTGTAATAAGGCTATCATGTGACGTAATTGATGTAATAACAGGACGTCCCGAGTGGACGGCGCGGGTCACGGCGGCGCGGCTCCGAGGCCGTCGTCACTGCCGTACGGCCGCACGCCGCCCCCCGCTGCTCCACGGCGAGCCGCTTCCTCATCAGCAGCGCGAGCTCACCACGCACCTACACAGCAGAAAAACAAGTACGTATTTACTGAACCTCTACATTTTTAATGCCTTCTAATTCTATTGCCAAAATTACCATTGTCAAAAATTACCGTGCTATTTTCTCAACACCTTAAGAATCATGTGTGCATCTGTACATATCCCCCATATTATAcctttatttatgttgttaacCATTTTCTATAGAAATTGTTAATCTAAAAGTTTATGATTGATTTCCAGATACGTGAGAACCCTATGGCATCGGCTACCATCAGACTCCGGGCATCTTGCGTTCAACGAAGGAGAACGTCTCCGACTGATATTGGAGGTAGACGATCAGTACCTGCTGTGTTGTCGAGGTGAACAGAAAGGGCTAGTGCCGCGCGATGCCGTGCTCTTAGAGGATTTCTGATATTGGCAACCATAGCATGACTGGCAGCCATGTTGGCGCCCGTTACGTTTGAATGGCAAACGTTAGATTCGGTGAAAATCGCATTACGTTTATATTTTTCGATGTTTTGAGATCCTTACCATGAATTTACGAATCCATCTCGTTTAAAGTCATTATAGGCATCTAAACAACGAAAAATATGTACGTGAAATGTTCGAGAATATGTGCAATAGGTTCCGGAGTGGTGAATTGTTATGGAACTATACTTTGTTTCGTCTGGAAATGTGTTTGAACTCTTGTGTTGTGTAGTTTGATTCGGTATGTGAAAAAAATGAATGTGATCGTGAACTATGCTGTTCAAAGACTATGTGAATATTCTTGTAATGTAATTCTATGTTTCATACTCTACTCCATTCGATTGGAGCGCTAATTTTATGTcttaatcattatttaaaattatttaatttcgatATTGTTACTCAGCAATATTCATTCTTCGCAGAATCTTaacatcattaaatatctctcaCATTTCTAATTATTGTAGTAAAATCTAGTCTTACGTTTTAAGGCACGACAAGGTCTTGGACtgtatataaatttattttaagtaacacAAATTGTGGGAATATTTACTGGGAATGGCTGAGCGTGATGAAGACTTGATGACGCATTGACAGTAAATATTTATCTCAATAATATGTGATATATAGAATACTATTTACTTTTATGGTAGGAACAAAATCTCATACCTTAAGGGCAAACTCCATTGTATCTTAAAATCATTTGATTCATGACTGCCAAGGGAAACACGCTCCAAAGTACTTCGTTGTTTAGATAAATTACTTAAATGTGAATTTGATGTCTAAAATTACCCTTGATATAAACGATACTTGTATAGTATACTAATTACGACCTATTGGTATTAGTGACTTAACATGGTAGGTATAAGTTTAAAGGAAATTTTATAGTAATTCGGTGACTAAGTATTGTTTGTGAATGTTTCACTAAATTTTATTACGCGGGTACGGTGTATCTGGACTTTACTGACAAACTTTGACAGGGAACTTAGCCACAGATTGTGTAACTTCTGGCTACACTAACTGCATGCGGCCTCATCCGAAACACCTTCCTTAGCGGTCTGTGGTGAACTGTTCATTAACTAGCGGTGTAGGTGGACTAACTGGTGTACATTATTAACTGCATGGCCCTTACCGACACTGCCTTCCCCGAGCCGGCCTACACTCTCAACCAAACCTCaactgacagtttataatacgGTGTTGGTGTATAACTACCTCGTATCTCTAACTGCATGCACCTCTCCACTTCACACGTCCCAATACCAGCACAATATGCTTGTAACTCTGTACGTACCTACCGTACCTGACTATGTACATTACTAGCGATATTAAATCAATTATGATATCGATATTGATATTAAAGATGGATTCGTCATCTCAATGTCTGCTTAACAGTCACgaatattattgtgatataaTGGTCATATCACTGCTATTATGATGCGGAAAGAAACGATATTttggtatgtattgtattttattgctCAAGTTGGAAGCGCAACATTATCGGATGATATGATTGATATTAATATTCGAGACGTAATACtctaatattatacctattataaatttCAGTATTCGTTATTGGTGTATAGTaactgtacataatattaacatataTGGAGTTATTCTTAGTAGTGATTTTAGAGGTCAAAATTTGTAAGAAAACGTTTTGAATGCACGATACAGTTCCTCTCGTAGTCCGTCGTGCTATCGAGTCACAACATTGGTGAACATGTAGTCGATATACTCGTAGTGGGCTAAATTATTGTAATCGCGTGTAACCGAGGAGTGTTTCTCGAGGCAGTCGTGATGTTGACTCTTGCCGACTACGTTCAGTGAACAAGTGTGAGGCTCGTCGCCGCGGTAATCTCATCTCCTAGATGCGGACGTAAGT is part of the Spodoptera frugiperda isolate SF20-4 chromosome 30, AGI-APGP_CSIRO_Sfru_2.0, whole genome shotgun sequence genome and encodes:
- the LOC118269872 gene encoding uncharacterized protein LOC118269872 isoform X18, which translates into the protein MRIKTHSDFRPNGPPPRLGLKAASPGVAGADEDCNSNTSLTGSQHSHDDIDAHCDNSGYLWFLDYNPIFRDGSCHHTSVLSSVSASYKGISDLTSRFEFTSRYNDIARDLDANLAEADMESFRTEDIHALLMTANLPHDAIIDDRTHDGEESVGSINTMSICKSELLFSPVKEGVHGVHFSVDSLDCELPSEQDLILTCQANKDNYTIAFEGSLTTYSEDSECVEPAVNQKHDKLGEEETLILDNDERTRRNLELLERCKKLTNKLTTSMARSDLGLTTWSKLKKQTSQSPLRRHPSGNNNEGSNEATDVTDDNMSNSVIKSQSLPNLYRRKLMNSSINSAALSNSTVDSFTVNQRLMGTPMCMKVYDVSQHRSQGSQHSEPMSTSSTDNQTSSDKSQPKQTFSLVKLFMKQKSMSNDGIVSMDQMDRSECWPSSSGGESGESMGEQKLVDSKTAISERPQIDLPSTAVEEVSSVVYEEIQTVNPYNNRVYDEVLIEEEETGDGSKLSDSESNLYATVNKPHIKRTNLNIMNSPSRMRTNRKSCSSQSSATSVSISSCSESDGTQITKMNRLLQREPCDHKSTSTHLETDTIDKSIQTSSMQLSNMSQKEIFKVVEPSFLEKLKEGDCEKPVFVLYPSYTLPDISFLNGRPNIYLNPLKVNISPRSSESKKNRLQVKGKRPFSCNDLEMLKKKGLGHIKDWDSLNFLLPTECKQLLSEVPELMQHMKEKEGTQKCGDKYCSASPASRSKNRPTSCDCNNLVGNTTTVSSSSSTATQPSSGYRGSSTMLTDSSAQNSPAPAGNFNPLFVYRYDSATSSEASGVNNEGQRINPNIPKRSLSLADQTRIPKQGELAPPRPPLPKSILRKSMDKTRKSSTHTKRYSMFEMDDLIQDPVVCMTAATEHKTKRRSLQEPYYLQNQTMDYRKNNDIAAKRLSQQFLDAAEKDADYNEYYPDEGVGTESSLESGKSNELKFHRPHTPPLPKPRTKQMEYTEFPPPGALISSADLQQLEEFLKHSGFNCLNMDEWDQNQVQKVRNQVSKFLQMKRSQEENQRSTESSGSSCNSKKSVSFAQKSEVTKAESQQSQLKPMEDVKGVSLTTPPNSPNISAVIAQRLYQGKNLAEIPICEEAEVSPDEFGSPIHHDARGKYDVIDVSQKRALVSNVTDAVEMLIQHFSSATDQAELAFLGDSKESPACAKIALNALCPALYAIFRDGLKENIETSFGAVNNSVWQMVEATARQGPITKSLNELVLRINSEDAVTEGLVKFNAFILGLLNAQSVDAWVSYIRTRESILAKHYSPDSLILAGCVGEPRCRALLDTLLASLEPLKLLPFSLDLMFEMRELHRSFKKIESDMRAASRLECSGEEHWRPGSASSGASGNTGNGSGNSGGKFRRLQLKWEMLSNAESPVTPSGETSPAAARGSKIPRPVSSPVRPVAPTLQSPAKTTHRGIPVPVRKGTSPTTTTPRASTARAGTTNKKPPQAANRTSRVDGAGHGGAAPRPSSLPYGRTPPPAAPRRAASSSAARAHHAPTQQKNKYVRTLWHRLPSDSGHLAFNEGERLRLILEVDDQYLLCCRGEQKGLVPRDAVLLEDF